GGGTCGGCTTTAGAAGGGACCAGGAGGGAGCAGGGTAAGACCCGAACCCCAACGAGTTGGATTATTGGTAAGATGGACAACCAGAACATCCGCATTCGCCTAAAGGCGTACGATCACCGCGTGCTCGACAACAGCACGAAGGAAATCGTAAACACGGCGAAGCGTACGGGTGCGCGGGTTCGGGGTCCTATCCCGCTACCGACGCATATCGAGCGGTTCACCGTGAACCGTTCCCCACATGTGGACAAGAAAAGCCGCGAGCAGTTCGAAATTCGGACTCATCGCCGCCTGCTCGACATTGTTGAGCCGACACCGCAGACCGTGGACGCCCTCATGAAGCTCGACCTCGCCGCTGGCGTTGATGTCGAGATCAAACTTTAAGGTCCAGACGATGCGTACCGGATTGATCGCAAAAAAGCTGGGTATGACCCGGCTATTCAAGGAAGATGGCACACATGTGCCGGTCACAGTGCTGCA
The sequence above is drawn from the Asaia bogorensis NBRC 16594 genome and encodes:
- the rpsJ gene encoding 30S ribosomal protein S10, translated to MDNQNIRIRLKAYDHRVLDNSTKEIVNTAKRTGARVRGPIPLPTHIERFTVNRSPHVDKKSREQFEIRTHRRLLDIVEPTPQTVDALMKLDLAAGVDVEIKL